A stretch of the Kroppenstedtia eburnea genome encodes the following:
- a CDS encoding AAA family ATPase, translating into MNLFDYGQEQEKEKTAPLAARMRPRTLDEIVGQSHILGRGKLLRRSIEADQLSSILLYGPPGTGKTTLAKVIANTTQARFEQLNAVIAGVAEIRRITQEAKEQLGMYDLRTLLFIDEIHRFNKSQQDALLPFVEDGTIILIGATTENPSFEVNSALLSRSRLFQLHPLTEEELKSLARRALMDEERGLGNFRTQVEEEALDHMVRAAGGDARNMLNALELAVTTTPPKENGIRRITPEVAEESIQRKIVRYDKGGDNHYDTISAFIKSMRGSDPDAALYYLAKMIHAGEDPRFIARRVFIHAAEDVGMADPRALLIASAAAQAVEHIGLPEAQIPLAEAVIYIATAPKSNAVYEGISQAMEAVKQEARGEVPPHLRDTHFKGAKAQGRGVGYLYPHNFPRGYVDQQYLPDEHLGKTFYHPTDIGYEKKLKEFIRWVKQSPPEK; encoded by the coding sequence ATGAATCTTTTCGATTACGGACAGGAGCAGGAAAAAGAAAAAACAGCCCCGCTGGCGGCGCGAATGCGCCCCCGCACTCTGGACGAAATCGTGGGCCAGTCCCATATCCTGGGGCGCGGTAAATTGTTGCGCCGATCCATCGAGGCGGACCAACTGTCATCCATTCTTCTTTACGGTCCACCCGGAACGGGAAAAACCACTTTGGCCAAAGTGATTGCCAATACGACCCAAGCCCGTTTTGAACAGTTGAACGCAGTGATCGCCGGGGTGGCCGAAATCCGCCGCATCACCCAGGAGGCAAAAGAACAGCTGGGAATGTATGATCTGCGCACCCTGCTGTTTATCGATGAAATCCACCGTTTCAACAAATCCCAGCAAGATGCCCTTCTCCCCTTCGTGGAAGACGGAACAATCATCTTGATCGGGGCAACCACGGAAAACCCCTCTTTTGAAGTGAACTCCGCCCTTCTCTCCCGCTCCCGCCTCTTTCAGTTGCATCCCCTGACCGAGGAAGAACTGAAATCCTTGGCCCGCCGCGCCTTGATGGATGAAGAACGCGGTCTCGGGAACTTCCGGACGCAGGTGGAAGAGGAGGCTCTGGATCACATGGTCCGGGCCGCCGGCGGAGACGCCCGCAACATGCTCAATGCCCTGGAGTTGGCTGTCACCACCACTCCTCCGAAAGAAAACGGCATTCGCCGGATCACCCCGGAGGTGGCGGAGGAATCCATCCAGCGCAAAATCGTCCGTTATGACAAAGGCGGAGACAATCACTATGACACCATCTCCGCTTTTATCAAAAGCATGCGGGGGTCTGATCCCGATGCCGCCCTGTATTATCTGGCCAAGATGATTCATGCCGGAGAGGATCCCCGTTTTATCGCGCGGCGCGTTTTTATCCATGCCGCCGAAGACGTGGGCATGGCCGATCCCCGGGCTCTCCTGATCGCCTCTGCCGCGGCCCAGGCCGTGGAACACATCGGCCTTCCCGAAGCCCAGATCCCCTTGGCGGAAGCGGTGATCTACATCGCCACCGCTCCCAAAAGCAATGCCGTCTATGAGGGGATCTCCCAAGCGATGGAGGCTGTGAAACAGGAAGCCCGCGGGGAGGTTCCCCCCCACCTGCGGGACACTCATTTCAAAGGTGCCAAAGCGCAAGGGCGGGGAGTCGGTTATCTGTATCCCCACAACTTCCCCAGGGGATACGTGGACCAACAGTACCTGCCCGATGAACACCTGGGCAAAACCTTCTACCACCCCACCGATATCGGGTATGAAAAAAAATTGAAGGAGTTCATCCGGTGGGTCAAACAGTCTCCCCCTGAAAAATAG